A region of Toxorhynchites rutilus septentrionalis strain SRP chromosome 1, ASM2978413v1, whole genome shotgun sequence DNA encodes the following proteins:
- the LOC129772104 gene encoding uncharacterized protein LOC129772104, translating into MCLGVCLKILVMVLTLGVTIRCDWVEIPFLQPSTTTQRPVVLIRHKQIDQRPGADTISHVLPSVVDSGHNVVGDNLDDERDSEVSRFQGEISDLVDSAAFAQNIHKGFYVYPRTNVSNKLFAFPATENRRFVTDLIDRDQAPMTNKYEEELIEYLDTKPPLLALSVGDRIDLPTLGASNEVVYEETIETSEEDPNSSGQSAASNSAGISPNIDYHDAPSSEQYKNVSIRRLKILPGTDRVTILRVLPPRRFHRPEVASDENGFMGFIKFLKRMQDGFVMKTTKTIGDKIKVLQDLKNQLLLSIAKRMSFLWTQPAIANPAVSIVTDGSNRRGGRRRRVKRGTTSGWMDHSSAHGGMDFPSAEAALLTISFLTFAVFLIKLVLQVINTIKAKHYTYNTMTGLAGITGNTLKIVKRTKRSNVKDAAWRNDLDILDAINSYSYV; encoded by the exons ATGTGTCTTGGAGTTTGTCTTAAAATTCTGGTGATGGTTCTCACCCTCGGGGTCACCATTCGGTGCGACTGGGTCGAGATACCGTTTTTGCAGCCTTCCACAACTACCCAAAGGCCGGTGGTGTTGATTCGCCACAAACAAATCGACCAACGGCCGGGTGCTGATACAATTAGTCATGTGCTTCCTTCAGTGGTTGACAGTGGACATAATGTGGTTGGTGATAATCTGGATGACGAAAGGGATAGTGAAGTGAGCCGCTTTCAAGGTGAAATTAGTGATTTGGTAGATTCCGCAGCGTTTGCACAGAACATTCACAAAGGATTTTATGTATATCCAAGAACGAATGTTTCCAATAAACTTTTTGCGTTCCCTGCAACAGAAAACCGAAGATTTGTCACGG ATTTGATCGACAGAGATCAAGCACCAATGACCAACAAATATGAGGAAGAATTGATCGAATATCTGGATACCAAACCGCCACTCTTAGCGCTGTCCGTGGGGGATCGCATTGATTTACCCACCCTCGGAGCATCGAACGAAGTCGTCTATGAGGAAACCATTGAAACATCCGAGGAGGACCCAAATTCGAGCGGACAATCAGCCGCGTCCAATAGCGCTGGTATCTCTCCCAACATCGATTATCACGACGCCCCTAGCAGTGAGCAATACAAGAATGTTTCCATCAGAAGGCTCAAGATTCTTCCGGGCACGGATCGAGTCACAATTCTGCGAGTGTTACCTCCACGACGTTTTCATCGTCCCGAGGTGGCATCCGACGAAAATGGTTTCATGGGATTTATCAAGTTTCTTAAACGAATGCAGGATGGGTTTGTGATGAAAACCACGAAGACGATTGGCGATAAGATCAAGGTGCTGCAGGACCTCAAAAATCAGCTGCTATTAAGTATTG CTAAACGAATGTCCTTCCTCTGGACGCAACCGGCGATAGCAAACCCCGCAGTGTCAATCGTCACCGATGGCAGCAACAGGCGTGGAGGGCGACGTCGTCGGGTGAAGCGTGGCACAACCAGCGGATGGATGGACCATTCCAGTGCTCACGGAGGTATGGATTTTCCATCGGCAGAAGCGGCGTTACTCACAATCTCCTTCCTTACTTTTGCGGTTTTTCTGATCAAACTGGTTTTG CAAGTTATCAACACAATCAAGGCAAAGCACTATACTTACAACACGATGACGGGTCTGGCCGGAATCACTGGGAACACGCTGAAGATTGTCAAACGAACCAAGCGTAGCAATGTGAAGGATGCTGCATGGAGGAATGATTTGGATATTCTGGATGCTATCAACAGTTATAGCTATGTGTGA